A window of Flavobacterium flavigenum contains these coding sequences:
- a CDS encoding pentapeptide repeat-containing protein, translated as MTVQYFLDKEYNNIIYDRDGANFKEFECCVFNNCNFSACTFLAVTFIDCVFNDCTFSEAKINYVAFRTVTFNRCEIKEVNFAMCDKLIFEIHFNECVLDFSKFYTLKIKGTTFTNCSLIAVDFMAADVTSVLFDNCDLYRSEFDKAIANKADFKTSYNYTIDPSKTKLKKAVFALKEVKGLLFKHDVIVS; from the coding sequence ATGACGGTTCAATATTTCCTTGATAAAGAATATAATAATATCATTTATGATAGGGATGGAGCCAATTTTAAGGAATTTGAATGCTGTGTTTTTAATAATTGCAATTTTTCTGCCTGTACTTTTTTAGCCGTTACATTTATTGACTGCGTTTTTAATGATTGCACTTTTTCTGAAGCAAAGATTAATTATGTGGCTTTTAGAACAGTAACTTTTAATCGGTGTGAAATAAAAGAGGTGAATTTCGCCATGTGCGACAAACTCATTTTCGAAATTCATTTTAACGAATGCGTGTTAGATTTTTCAAAATTTTATACCTTGAAAATAAAAGGAACAACATTCACAAACTGCAGTTTAATTGCAGTTGATTTTATGGCTGCTGATGTTACAAGTGTACTTTTTGATAATTGTGATTTGTATCGGTCTGAATTTGACAAAGCAATAGCGAATAAAGCAGATTTTAAGACCAGTTATAATTATACTATCGATCCATCCAAAACAAAACTTAAAAAAGCTGTTTTTGCCTTAAAAGAAGTAAAAGGTTTGTTGTTTAAGCATGATGTAATTGTAAGCTGA